ttttgccccaaaagaggcacagttttttttttgtttttttttcgggtgGGGGAAGGGGCTTACAAtcacctggtccgcagcgtctgagtccctggtgctgctgatctccggcagcgatgcagcaggctgcagtaTCCTCGGCGctcacacagaactctccttctggtgacggtgctttgaataccccgcctccagcaagcaagtgctgtgattggttcacgagctccgcggctcagccagtcagagaccgcgctcgatgagccaatcgccgccattcagtgatgtaatttaCTGAATGTCTGAatgatcaagcgctggctctgattggctggcgctcgattcaatcacagcacttacttgctggaggcggggtattcaaagccccgtcaccagaaggagagttctgtgtcagtGCAGAAGACACGACAGCCTGCTGCAGCCCCGGGGTCCAGCACAAGAGACGccgccggctaggtgagtattaggctgggttcacacagggctgatttgtcgcggttttgctgcggtttttccgttgcggttttgacgcagaagaactgcttctgcggcaaaaccgcttcaaaggttaatttgggcttgcggatttttctgcggattttcgtgcggaaaaatctgcaagcggttttttccgcagcgcttttttacttttgtcgcgtatttggtgcagttttggctgcctcaatagaggtctatggacaaaagcgctgcggaaaagaccaaagaatgaacatgctgaaTCTTTTAAAActgcgacgcagttgcatttccgcactgcggctgtgtggaaaaaaaccgtcctgtgagaacagctttttggcaaatctcatttgtgttgcattgcactgcaaacgcagcggttttgccgcagtgcggatatgcaacggcaatccgcggcaaatccgccctgtgtgaccccagccttaaggtttttaaaaaaattccatttgctagggcttatttttgcgggagggcttatatttgaaccTCCACCCACCCTCCGAAAATAGGGgtaaggcttattttgggggaaacgcaGTATATAGCTGTAATTGGAAGCTTCTTTAGTATGAGAGCGCTTGCTTACATAAGTGTGTATGCAGATGGTAACGAAAAGGTTGCACGTTCTCAGTGTAGATACGTGCAGGTCTTACCACATACTGCTTATTTAGTCACAGAAATTGACTTGTGGTGAGTTTCTAAATTTtcggcatgtcaatttctgctATGGATTTTCATGgtggatttcaccccttcaatgtaGAGGGGTAAAATTGGTAGAAAAACCAATGAAATCTGAAATGCGtggcagatttgcagcagatttttccATCTGCTGTGCAACTACTGTAATGCTGCCGGGGAAACTTGACATTACACAATGTCCAATTAAATCAGGTGACCACCCATAGACTCTTCTCAATAGCAACAACTCTGGGGCGCTCCCTGTGACCTCAGTAGGACATATGGGAACATGTTGGGATATAGTGATCATCACATTGTAAGCCTTtctgtgtttttcttttcattaaCAGTATGACTTTACGCTGGAGAAGAAAACggtccagtgggcaaaagaagtAAAACGGATCAAACATGCGCAGAGGGAAGCTGAGAGGAAGGCAGAAGCTGCTCTTTACCAAGCTGCTTCTGATGCTCAGGCGGAGAGTAAGGATGATGAAGATAGAGGATGTCCTCCTTCTATCAACCCTGTCCTTGCAAGCCTCCTGCACAACAGCATCCTAACCCCGACCCCTGCCAACAGCAGTGCCATGCTGCAAAAAGTGCTGAGCCCTCCTCTCAGTAAGGCAGACTTTAACCCTGCCGACTTTGAGTGTGAGGAGGATCCCTTCGACAAGTTAGAATTAAAAACTCTTGATGACAGAGAAGAGTTGAAGAGCATTCTTGACATTCACGTGAGGCCTGTTGTTGTGAGCTCAGACTCAAGTAATGCTGACAAAACCCTGAACTCCCAATCACCTCAGAAGGACGAGGACACTCAGTCTACCCTGAAACAAGAAGCTTTAGACTTGAAGCATCTCCGCAAACCCAATGGTTTTATCACTTTACCACAGTTGGAAAACTGTGAATTGCCCCCGTCTTCCAAAGTGTCACTTGCCCCCATGACCATGGTCAGCAATATCAAATCCCTATCGTTCCCCAAACTAGACTCTGATGAGAACAATCAGAAGATAGCCCATGAAAGCTCTAACTGCCTGACGAATGGCACTTTCCTTGAATCCTTAAAATCCCGCTCGTCTCATAATGGTGATGAACTGAATGGACACCTCATGTGGGGCacttccctgcatttagacagggGGATGTTGAATTGTGCATTACCTCCTTCCACTGTGGGTCCAGTCAGTGGTACAGAAGGAATTTCGAGGACCTGTCTAAGTAGTGATACACAGGTAAGAGATAGCTGTGTCCATTAGAAAAGTAATGGGAATCCATAATACTGGGTTAGTGAGACTTGCACAAGTCCTCTTCAGCTTAAAAAATTCTACTTCTAGAGGAAGGCAGAATAgactttaaagaagttgtcccatTTCTAAGAAAGGAAGTTCAGGATAAGTCCACAAAAACTGGCTGGTGTTCGCCAATTGCTTTGTTGCCAGAAGCAGAGTGCTTGATACGTTGCTCAGTGGTCTGGCATGGTATTGCAGACTGAGTCTCCTTCACTTCACTGAaactcagcttgcagtaccatgCTGGGCCACTGGGCAGTGTACTGAGTTATCTGCTTCCAGCTACAAAGCAACTCCGTACAttagaacagtgttccccaactccagtcttcggggaccaccaacaggtcatgttttcaggatttcctcagtgttgcaagtTACATAGTGAAATTTTGGCTGTCTGTTGTCACCACAAGGGGTCGCTCACTGCATACAGGTTTATTAAAAAGCTCAATATAAGCTGTATTAATATGCATGCAACGAGTCCCCCACGCTGGTGCCCGTGGGCTGCTAGAATTCTATCATGTGACTGTGAAGGGAAGCAAGGATTCTGCAGACTTGTACACGGTTCAACAGACTTTAAAATGATTTTTAGAGAAACATACATTGCGAAAAGCCACAACATTCAGACAAGCAGACTTCTCGGCTCGATGTAATGAGCGCTAATCAACACACCTGTCGATTGTCTCATtttcttttacacgggccaaggaTCTACTTATGAAGACAAATTACGATAATTATCTTTACTACAATCATTAATTACCATAGGTGAACTGTACATGGGAAGACTTATCACTGGCCCGATAGGTGAATGAACATTCAGAAGAATGTTTGGGCCTGATTaaattgcccatgtaaaaagACCTTAAATGGTTTTCTAGACAAGTACTGTTGGTGACCCATCCTCTGGAtaaatcatcagtagttgattggctggggtccactgaTTGGGCTCTCGCTGTCGGCCCTGCAACATACAGTACGGAGCGGAAGCATTTAGCTCCGACTCCTggttagtggccagcacttgtaagtACAAGCACAGCTGTCATTTGATTTTAATGCGTGCTGTCACTACAGTTACCAGTGTCGGACACTAAACAGGGACGGAGTTCTCTTCCGCTCTGTACCACTGTGCTGCAGTTTCAGTGGAATTTCATCAGCTGATCGGCTATTTCCACTTCTTTGAAATTGCAGCAAGTGACACTGGACGATTCTGTGCAACGCTCTTCTGTCTTGTGCAGAAATTTTTCGACGGGCGGCCCATTTTCTTTCCAAGGGCAGTTTAACCTATTTCTGTGTATTTTGAAATGATACCTTGAATTGCTGAGTGAGGTATATCCAGTGTTTTGGAAATTAAATAGCGAGATTTTCCTTTTTTATGCCATTTTCTAATTGCTTCCCTCACAGCATGTCTATAAATTGTATGGAACGGTTTTGGGAGCGCTGCTTATACATAGTGTGCTGCGTACATCGCCTTTATTAACCAATTCACTAACGGTGAAGCAGAACTGTTACGACAGTTTCCGGAGGAATAGATGGACTATTGTGCAACGTAGGTTGATGTTGAGAAACCTGTAACTGTTCTGTAAAGAGCGGTTGCACATCTGTTGGAACCTCCGGCCAGAGACTCCATCACACATCTGGAAATACCAGAAGATAAAGCACTGCCACAATCTACTGCCCCGCTGTGGTCCAGGCGTTTGTTGGGGCAGATGATGTCCCGGGAAATTGGATGAACGCTGCAGCATTCAGTTCCCAAACTCGTGACTTCATCTGCCATAACAGACGCTGAGACCACAGCGGAGCTACAGCGCTGGATCGTGGCGGAGGGAACAAGTAAGTACTGCTGCTCTTGTTTCAGCACAGCGGCACAAATAGTCATGTTGTGCAGTAACCACACAACCCTCTAAGGACCgctcctttttttttcccttcattttctgtttttcctccccactttaaaaaatcataacttataTTTTTCCATCAGCGTTGCTGTCTGAAAGCTCATTTTTTTGCgtgacaaattgtatttttcaatggtactatgtacGGGTTATAAACTAGGgactgaaaaagtttttaaaaattctaaggagtgaaatgaaaaaaggggggaaaaaagcaattccaccatctttgagggacttgtttctatggtgtatacactgcagcaaaaacacTATCTACCGACAGCCGTCACTTTTCTCTTTTGTCGACCTAGTTGAGAGGGctgtattttttgcaagacgtcctgtagtttctattggtgccattttggagtacatttgactttttgatcatgttgctgtgttttttttttttt
This region of Eleutherodactylus coqui strain aEleCoq1 chromosome 5, aEleCoq1.hap1, whole genome shotgun sequence genomic DNA includes:
- the UBAP1 gene encoding ubiquitin-associated protein 1, translating into MASRKSASDLHGPFSYLEDVPFKIGDRFRVPDKVGLPVGFCVPDISQLISEVQYDFTLEKKTVQWAKEVKRIKHAQREAERKAEAALYQAASDAQAESKDDEDRGCPPSINPVLASLLHNSILTPTPANSSAMLQKVLSPPLSKADFNPADFECEEDPFDKLELKTLDDREELKSILDIHVRPVVVSSDSSNADKTLNSQSPQKDEDTQSTLKQEALDLKHLRKPNGFITLPQLENCELPPSSKVSLAPMTMVSNIKSLSFPKLDSDENNQKIAHESSNCLTNGTFLESLKSRSSHNGDELNGHLMWGTSLHLDRGMLNCALPPSTVGPVSGTEGISRTCLSSDTQVLAHEVAVSKVPSSVTNVRQLSFPGHEELLQLLSSGERQCAETIVNMGFSYEHVMRAIQKQGQNVERVLEYLFIHSQLCEKGFDPLLVDEALEMYNYSEEKTMVFLQLMSKFKEMGFEQKEIKEVLLLHNNDQDKALEELMARAGPS